In Ignavibacteriales bacterium, one genomic interval encodes:
- a CDS encoding D-2-hydroxyacid dehydrogenase, with product MKILITDGISPEGAKILLDAGHDVDQVKYTPEELLTNIGKYDCIIVRSATKVTREVIEAGKNLKVIARGGVGLDNIDVEVAKAKNLAVLNTPGASAISVAELAIGHMFALSRFLHVSKMDMIAGKWPKKEYSKGIELTGKTLGVMGFGNIGKETARRALGLSMNVLAFDPPFTMMDFVVRITTREKLLEASDFITLHIPADKKAGPAIGKKEFDMMKKGAILINCSRGGVVDESALLDALESGKVAGAALDVFMNEPPTDAQKALINHPRVSVSPHIGGSTIEGQERVGIEIAQRVVKAFNPDAFH from the coding sequence ATGAAGATACTCATCACAGACGGAATTTCTCCTGAGGGGGCAAAAATCCTGCTTGATGCAGGGCACGATGTCGACCAGGTAAAGTATACGCCGGAAGAACTGCTGACAAACATCGGCAAGTACGATTGCATTATCGTTCGTTCGGCCACAAAGGTTACCAGGGAAGTCATCGAAGCTGGGAAGAACCTGAAGGTCATTGCACGGGGCGGCGTCGGGCTGGACAACATCGACGTCGAAGTTGCAAAGGCGAAGAACCTTGCGGTCCTCAACACTCCCGGCGCATCGGCGATCTCCGTCGCCGAGCTGGCAATCGGACACATGTTTGCCCTGAGCCGGTTTCTGCACGTCAGCAAAATGGACATGATTGCAGGCAAGTGGCCGAAGAAGGAATACTCGAAGGGCATCGAACTGACGGGCAAGACGCTCGGGGTCATGGGATTCGGAAATATCGGCAAGGAAACAGCCCGCCGGGCTTTGGGTCTGAGCATGAACGTGCTCGCCTTCGATCCACCGTTCACGATGATGGACTTTGTCGTGCGGATCACGACGCGCGAGAAACTCCTCGAAGCATCCGACTTCATCACGCTCCACATCCCCGCGGATAAGAAAGCCGGTCCGGCCATCGGGAAAAAGGAATTCGACATGATGAAGAAGGGGGCTATCCTCATTAACTGCTCTCGCGGCGGTGTGGTCGATGAATCTGCGCTCCTCGACGCACTCGAAAGCGGCAAGGTCGCCGGCGCGGCGCTGGATGTATTTATGAACGAACCGCCGACGGATGCTCAGAAGGCCCTCATCAATCATCCGCGGGTCAGCGTGTCTCCGCATATCGGTGGATCTACAATAGAAGGCCAGGAGCGGGTCGGCATCGAGATCGCTCAGCGCGTCGTGAAGGCGTTCAATCCCGACGCATTCCACTAG
- a CDS encoding DUF1015 family protein: MATVRPFKAFRPKPEFAGEVAAKPYDVLSSEEARLEVRGNPLSFLHVGKPEIDLDPAIDHYDPRVYTKGKENLQKLIDQKILAEDPAPYLYVYAQTMEGRTQYGIVGCASVEEYLNDTIKKHELTRRDKEEDRCNHVRVTNSHSGPIFLTYPDNAEIDAIVEAVTKQPPENDHVAADGIRHQSWVIRDSGTVQKLQDLFSGIRNLYVADGHHRTAAAAIVGRERKLANPNHRGDEEYNFFLAVCFPASQLKILDYNRVVKDLSGLSPEAFFEKVKKTFAVAHIQGRPRLARKGEFGLYLDGEWYLLSAPDSLLMNSDPVERLDVTIIQKHLLDPILGIKDPRVDKRIDFVGGIRGLGELEKRVDSGEMKLAICMFPTSIHELIAIADAGKIMPPKSTWFEPKLRDGLFVHFLE; the protein is encoded by the coding sequence ATGGCAACTGTTCGTCCGTTCAAAGCATTTCGTCCAAAACCGGAATTCGCAGGCGAGGTCGCAGCGAAACCGTATGACGTCCTGAGCTCTGAAGAAGCGCGTCTGGAAGTCCGCGGGAACCCCCTGTCATTTCTTCACGTCGGCAAACCAGAGATCGACCTGGATCCGGCGATTGACCATTACGATCCTCGTGTCTATACGAAGGGGAAAGAGAATCTTCAGAAGCTGATCGACCAGAAGATTCTGGCAGAAGACCCGGCTCCGTATCTGTATGTGTACGCGCAGACAATGGAAGGACGGACACAGTACGGCATCGTCGGCTGTGCCTCGGTAGAGGAGTATCTGAACGACACGATCAAGAAGCACGAGCTCACTCGTAGAGACAAGGAGGAGGACCGCTGCAACCACGTGCGGGTCACCAACTCGCACTCCGGCCCGATCTTTCTGACGTATCCGGACAACGCTGAGATTGATGCCATCGTGGAGGCGGTCACGAAGCAGCCTCCCGAGAATGATCACGTTGCTGCTGACGGGATTCGGCATCAGTCGTGGGTTATCAGGGATTCGGGCACGGTTCAGAAGCTCCAAGATCTCTTCAGCGGAATCCGGAACTTGTACGTTGCTGACGGACATCACAGGACAGCCGCGGCGGCAATCGTGGGACGCGAACGGAAGCTCGCAAACCCGAATCACCGGGGAGACGAAGAGTACAACTTCTTCCTGGCTGTCTGCTTCCCTGCCAGTCAGCTCAAGATCCTCGACTACAACCGTGTTGTGAAAGACCTCAGCGGTCTGAGCCCGGAAGCGTTCTTCGAGAAAGTGAAAAAGACCTTTGCTGTGGCACATATCCAGGGCCGGCCCCGGCTTGCACGAAAGGGAGAGTTCGGCCTGTATCTCGACGGTGAGTGGTACTTGTTATCGGCGCCGGATTCATTGCTGATGAACAGCGATCCCGTTGAGCGGCTTGACGTGACAATCATCCAGAAACACCTGCTCGACCCGATACTTGGCATCAAGGACCCACGCGTGGACAAGCGCATCGATTTCGTTGGCGGCATTCGCGGCCTGGGCGAACTTGAGAAGCGGGTAGACTCCGGAGAGATGAAGCTCGCGATCTGCATGTTCCCCACTTCGATCCACGAGTTGATCGCCATAGCCGATGCCGGCAAAATAATGCCTCCCAAATCGACTTGGTTTGAACCGAAGCTGCGGGACGGGCTGTTTGTGCATTTCCTGGAGTAG
- a CDS encoding superoxide dismutase family protein: MKSSLTAVLTCVLAFTAAAQHDMQKMGNVPLKAIALLAPAKDKTVKGVVTFTQSDNGVKVYAHLEGLTPGKHGFHIHEFGDCTAADLTSAGGHFNPTQSSHGAPADEMRHSGDLGNIVADEKGMAILEWVDPMMQLSGPNAIIGHAVIVHAKEDDLKTQPTGNAGAREACGVIGIAK, encoded by the coding sequence ATGAAATCCAGCCTGACAGCAGTGTTGACCTGCGTGCTCGCCTTCACAGCTGCTGCTCAACACGATATGCAGAAGATGGGAAACGTGCCGTTGAAAGCCATCGCGCTTCTGGCTCCTGCCAAAGACAAGACCGTGAAAGGTGTCGTCACTTTCACCCAATCGGACAACGGTGTCAAAGTGTATGCACACCTGGAGGGGCTCACTCCCGGAAAGCACGGATTTCACATTCATGAGTTTGGGGATTGCACGGCGGCCGATCTGACGAGCGCTGGCGGACATTTCAATCCGACTCAATCATCCCATGGTGCGCCGGCTGATGAGATGCGCCACTCTGGCGATCTTGGCAACATTGTGGCAGACGAGAAGGGGATGGCAATACTGGAGTGGGTGGACCCAATGATGCAGCTCTCAGGTCCGAACGCGATCATCGGTCACGCAGTCATCGTCCATGCAAAAGAGGACGATCTGAAGACTCAACCAACGGGGAATGCCGGTGCGCGTGAGGCGTGCGGAGTGATAGGTATCGCGAAATAG
- a CDS encoding endonuclease domain-containing protein: MASRTKALSATMTLHFNITPLKKRRRYLRTHLPKAEVLLWMRLSNRQMLGFKFRRQYSVDKFVIDFYCTELRLAIEVDGDSHFTPRARIYDRGRQHHIESFGIRFLRVMNEDVYHNLEAVLDEIESTIRAIEGRG, from the coding sequence ATGGCTTCCAGAACCAAAGCGCTCTCTGCAACGATGACTCTCCACTTCAACATCACTCCCCTCAAGAAGAGGCGCCGCTACCTTCGGACCCATCTTCCGAAAGCCGAAGTGCTCCTCTGGATGCGACTCTCGAACCGTCAGATGCTTGGGTTCAAATTCCGACGTCAGTACAGCGTTGACAAATTTGTGATTGACTTCTATTGCACGGAGCTGAGACTTGCGATCGAAGTCGACGGCGACAGCCATTTCACACCGCGGGCCAGGATTTACGACCGTGGCCGCCAGCATCACATCGAGTCGTTTGGAATCAGGTTCCTGCGGGTAATGAACGAAGATGTCTACCATAATCTGGAGGCGGTGTTGGATGAGATTGAGTCAACGATTCGAGCAATCGAAGGCAGGGGATAG
- a CDS encoding prolyl oligopeptidase family serine peptidase has product MKSRFILLAGFIIASMCIALGQTAGKKPLSHDVYDQWKRVAGESISNDGKWVVYSVEPQEGDAHLVIYNTESRRYDTIPRGMNAKISESSDYVVFSIKPFFAEVRKLKIAKKKEDDLPKDSLGIIALSTMKLTKIARVKSFKLPEKGSGWVAYQLEKELPDTTKKGKRNVEKKSDDADPADEETTKKEEKGTTILLRNLLSGKDYSFPFGGDYAFSKNGKRFIAATTGNDSTVKAGVITVNTGKAFTDTSRAYIDTLAAGKGKFKGVVCDDEGTQAAYVADRDTSKAKQRYYSLYYWSENSTAPELLADTLTQGLPKKWLVSENGKLFFSKDGKRLFLGTAPVPMPEDTTMNDEESAKLDVWNWQDPLLQPQQLKNLDTEKKRSYTAVVNLKKRKFSQLATVAMPNVTVGLDGNADVAVGSTDVPYRQLVSWDASYRDVYVVDPVTGEAKKIAGKTRGNPTLSPSAQYVVWYAEEDTCWRAYSLKKEKTINLSAQIPFPVWNELNDVPDDPNPHGMMGWTKDDQDVLIYDRHDIWRIDPEGKKAPENLTRGLGRKEQLRFRYVRLDPEEKFLNPDAQILLDAFSFTDKSSGFYTMKLNDGQAPRKIVMQACDYSAPKKADKAEKLILTRSTFRECPDLYVSDMAMAKLERISDINPQQKEYLWGSVELISWIAADGKPIEGLLFKPENFDPKKKYPLISYFYERNSDLLHRYIAPAPSASTVNISLFVSRGYVIFVPDIRYQVGYPGKGAYDCVIPGIMKLIGEGYVDSSKIAIQGQSWGGYQVAYLVAHSHMFAAAGAGAPVSNMTSAYGGIRWESGMSRMFQYEKTQSRIGATLWEKPLLYIENSALFSAPDITTPLLIMANDADGAVPWYQGIELFTALRRLGKPAWMLTYNGEAHNLVQRKNRKDLSVRMLQFFDHYLMGQPEPVWMTRGIPAIEKGKTRGYELTK; this is encoded by the coding sequence ATGAAATCGCGCTTCATTCTCCTCGCGGGGTTCATCATCGCATCCATGTGCATAGCGCTAGGCCAGACGGCCGGGAAGAAACCGTTGAGTCATGACGTATATGATCAGTGGAAAAGAGTCGCCGGAGAATCGATCTCCAACGACGGCAAATGGGTTGTCTACTCGGTCGAACCCCAGGAGGGGGATGCGCATCTGGTAATCTACAACACCGAATCTCGCAGGTATGACACGATTCCTCGGGGCATGAACGCGAAGATATCGGAGTCGTCAGACTACGTCGTCTTCTCGATCAAGCCATTCTTCGCAGAGGTTAGGAAGCTCAAGATCGCCAAGAAGAAAGAGGACGATCTTCCGAAGGACTCCCTCGGCATCATCGCGCTCTCGACGATGAAACTGACAAAGATCGCGCGAGTGAAATCATTCAAGCTCCCCGAGAAGGGATCGGGATGGGTCGCATATCAGCTCGAAAAGGAACTCCCGGATACCACGAAGAAAGGGAAGCGAAACGTCGAAAAGAAGAGCGATGATGCTGATCCGGCGGACGAAGAGACGACCAAGAAGGAAGAAAAGGGAACTACCATTCTTCTCCGCAATCTCCTCTCGGGCAAAGACTACAGCTTCCCGTTTGGCGGTGACTATGCATTCTCGAAGAACGGAAAGCGTTTCATCGCCGCGACAACCGGGAATGACAGCACGGTCAAAGCAGGGGTGATCACGGTGAACACGGGAAAGGCGTTTACCGATACATCCCGAGCGTACATCGACACTCTCGCTGCCGGAAAAGGAAAGTTCAAGGGCGTCGTCTGCGACGACGAAGGAACGCAGGCGGCATACGTGGCAGACCGTGACACTTCCAAGGCGAAGCAGAGGTATTACTCTCTCTATTATTGGTCGGAGAATTCAACAGCTCCGGAGCTTCTGGCCGACACGCTCACGCAGGGATTACCGAAAAAGTGGCTGGTCAGCGAAAATGGAAAACTGTTTTTCTCGAAGGATGGCAAGAGGCTGTTCCTTGGAACGGCGCCGGTTCCGATGCCGGAAGACACAACCATGAACGATGAGGAATCTGCGAAGCTCGACGTATGGAATTGGCAGGATCCTTTGCTGCAGCCGCAGCAGCTCAAGAACCTCGATACGGAAAAGAAGCGATCATATACGGCGGTCGTAAATCTGAAGAAGCGAAAGTTCTCGCAGCTTGCCACGGTCGCCATGCCGAATGTGACGGTAGGGCTCGACGGAAACGCTGACGTGGCTGTCGGCTCGACCGATGTCCCGTACCGCCAGCTCGTTTCGTGGGATGCTTCGTACCGGGATGTGTACGTGGTAGATCCCGTGACGGGTGAAGCAAAGAAGATTGCCGGCAAAACGAGAGGGAATCCAACCCTGTCCCCTTCCGCGCAGTACGTTGTTTGGTATGCTGAGGAGGACACCTGCTGGCGCGCGTATTCGCTGAAGAAAGAAAAGACCATCAATTTATCCGCTCAGATTCCCTTCCCGGTGTGGAACGAGCTGAATGACGTGCCGGATGACCCCAACCCCCATGGTATGATGGGGTGGACGAAAGATGACCAGGACGTTTTGATCTATGATCGCCATGATATCTGGAGAATCGATCCGGAAGGGAAGAAGGCCCCCGAGAATCTGACGCGCGGACTTGGACGCAAGGAGCAGTTGAGATTCCGGTACGTCCGACTCGATCCCGAAGAGAAGTTTCTGAACCCTGACGCGCAGATTCTTCTCGATGCATTTTCGTTTACCGACAAGTCCTCAGGATTCTACACGATGAAGCTCAACGATGGGCAGGCGCCGCGCAAGATCGTCATGCAGGCTTGTGATTACTCTGCCCCGAAGAAGGCCGACAAGGCGGAGAAACTGATACTCACACGCAGCACGTTCAGGGAGTGTCCTGATCTGTATGTCTCCGATATGGCGATGGCAAAGCTCGAGCGGATCAGCGACATCAATCCGCAGCAAAAAGAGTATCTCTGGGGTTCGGTGGAGTTGATTTCGTGGATCGCAGCGGACGGCAAGCCGATCGAAGGCCTGCTCTTCAAGCCGGAGAATTTCGATCCGAAGAAGAAATATCCTCTGATCTCGTACTTCTATGAACGCAATTCCGATCTCCTCCATCGCTACATTGCGCCGGCTCCATCAGCATCGACGGTCAATATCTCACTCTTCGTCAGCCGCGGCTATGTCATTTTCGTCCCCGATATTCGCTATCAGGTAGGATACCCCGGGAAAGGCGCGTATGATTGTGTCATCCCCGGTATCATGAAACTGATCGGAGAGGGATATGTGGATAGCTCAAAGATCGCCATTCAAGGTCAGAGCTGGGGGGGATACCAGGTGGCGTATCTTGTGGCGCATTCACACATGTTTGCTGCAGCCGGCGCGGGGGCTCCCGTTTCAAACATGACGAGTGCGTATGGCGGGATACGGTGGGAGTCGGGCATGAGCCGAATGTTCCAGTATGAAAAGACCCAGAGTCGGATTGGGGCTACGCTATGGGAGAAGCCGCTGCTCTACATCGAGAACTCAGCGTTGTTCAGTGCTCCGGACATCACGACACCGCTTCTGATCATGGCAAATGATGCGGATGGGGCTGTTCCCTGGTATCAGGGCATCGAACTGTTTACGGCTCTCCGCCGCCTCGGCAAGCCGGCCTGGATGCTGACGTACAACGGCGAGGCGCACAACCTCGTGCAGCGCAAGAACCGGAAAGATCTCTCGGTGCGCATGCTCCAGTTCTTCGATCATTACCTGATGGGGCAACCGGAGCCTGTGTGGATGACCAGGGGGATACCGGCCATCGAGAAGGGGAAGACGCGGGGGTATGAACTGACGAAATAG